Within Bacillus sp. FJAT-45350, the genomic segment CTTTTCAATCTTCTTACTTATGTGGGCGTACACATCAGATGTTATTTGTATGCTTCCATGACCAAGACGTTCCTGGACATATTTCATATCGGCCCCAGCTTCCAAAAGAATCACTGCGTGTGTATGGCGTAATGAATGAATCGGGAGGCGTGGTAAGTTAGCTCGTTTTAAAATACGCTCAAATGCATTGAATAGAGTGGACTTAGGCATAAAATTTCCATCATTTCTACATAAGACTAAGTTTAAATCATGGTGATAAATTGCATTTAAAGCAAGTTTGTTCTGATTTTGAAACTTAATGTGGAACGACAAGTCATTTATTAATGAGCGTCCTATCGTAATGGTACGCATAGAATGATATGTCTTTGTATCACCAAACAATTGTTCATATTCAGTAGCTTGGAAGTCCAATGTCTTATTAATGTTGATGGTGCCTTCTTTTAAATCAATATCAGTCCATTGTAATGCAGCTGCTTCGCCTTTTCGCATCCCTGTTTCAATTAACACTTTAAAGAATAGCCAATAGATATAATCATATTGATACGCTTCCTTCAAGAACGTACCTACATCTTCTGAGATTAGATACTGTAATCCTTCATCCTTACGTGACTTGTTAGTAGGGATAATTGCACCCTCACATGGGTTTCTTTCTATTTTCCCTAATGACAGTGCTTTTCGTAAAGCTCCATTCATAGTACCGTTAATAAGCTCAATTGTACGCTTGCTGTAGCCTTGCTCTGCTAGTTGATTAAGGAACTTTTGATACATTACAGGTCCTATACGTTTTAGTGCAATTTCTTTGAAATGTGGGAGGATATGATTATCTATGTTACGCTGATGAATTTGAAACGTGTTCTTTCTAATCACAGGTTTTTTATACTCAAACAGCCATTCTTTCAAAAAATGCTTAAGTGAAACATCCTCTGTGATTTCATACCCTTCCAACAACTTCTTTTTCATTTCAGCAGCTGCAATTTCTGCTTCTGGTTTAGTAGCGAAGCCTCTTTGAGACTTTTCACGGTACTTCTTTGTAATTGGATCCTTGAACCGTATTCGATATTCCCATTTCTTATCTTTATGCTTCTTGAAACTAGCCACTAAAATATTCCCTCCTTTCGTTGATATATCATTTGTAGAAAATTTATACTTAATACCTTACATTTCATCCGTGTTAAAAATCGTTAATCCATCATGAGGTTTAATAAAGCCACATTCAACAGCGAATATTCTAATATTTTCACTCATTAATTCGATTGGTGTATAAATATCATCAGGAACGGTGAAGATTGAAGTATCCGGGGTGACATTTGTAGCCAATCGCATTAAATACCGCTCCTCAGAACGAACAATTACTAACTTGTCACGAACAGAATCATGATAGTAGTTTTGAAAGAGAAGGTAGTCACCTTTTTCTATGTCTAATTCTTCAAGGCCATTATCACCTAGTTCAATCGCAAATTGAGCAGTGTGGTAGTTATCTACTTCTAGATATTTACTCCAGCTCATTTCATCATTAAAATCAACATCAAAAAAATCTTCTGTATAACCTATCCCTACAAGTGGAATCATTTTAGCCATTAGTAATCACTCCGTTTATTTATAATACCGACAATACCGTTATTTCTATTAATCAAGTAGGTGTTGTGAGAGTCCTCATGCACATAATCACATCCAATTTGCCTTTTAAACTCTTGTTCTGCCTCAAATTGAGCTTGTAACTGAGCAGAGTATTTTGATCCTAATAATTGTTGTTCGTACCGTTCAAGGCGCTTTTTGGCAAAGAGAGGGGTAACGTTAAAAGTCTCTGCAATAAATCCAATGACCAGAGAACGTTGCAAAGGAAGTTCTAACTCTTCTAGCATGAATGTAGGCACACAAAAGTGTAGCGCGAAATTGTCTGCTTTTTCTTCCTGATAGGTTAGAAAGTCAGTTTGCATATTTAATTGTGATCCATATTGCCTTAATACATGGCAGAGCTCATGACCGAAATCTTCCCACTGTTCAGGAGGAGAAAGCCTTGAGTCAATATTTATACGTAAGCCATTGAACGTGACAACTTGACTATTGAGAGGTAAGAAGTAGGTCGGTATTTTTAAAATTTCAGCAATTGTTGAAAGATTTATGTTTTCTGGGTGTCTTATATCAATATGGTTATAAATAGATTCAACATAGTTTTCTAAAGTAGTAGATTGGTATGTAATCATATAATCACCTCAAAATAGGAACGTGGGTTCTCTTTTTTATGATTATATAAAGAATACTTAACTTTGTAAACTACTTTTGCATTATATTAGATTACATATTTTACATTTTTCATATAATTTTTCAAATAAATGTTATACAATTGGTGTGAAACAAAATGAAAAAGGGGGAAGAAATGTGGTAAAACAAAAATGGTATTTATCTACATGGTTTATTGCATTATGGTTTGCATTCACCTACTTCGTATTTCCGTTCTTTATTGGTCTTATTCTTCTTGTAATGCAAGTGTTAGAACGTAGAAAGCAGTTGAAATACTGGAGGGAAAATGGATTAGATGACCTATCAAATATTAAGGAGAAGACAGAACAACTCGAAAAAGAAGTTGGTAAATTAGAGAAAAAGAAAGAAAATGCAGATGAAAAATTGACAGAAGTTGAAAATAGTATTGCTCAGAAGAAAGAAGAGCTTATTATTTTAGAAGATGAATTACTATATCAATCATTTGGTTTTTATGAACCTAAATATGGGTTTGAGAATTCGGAGGAGTATAAAAATCAACTTGATAAAATACGAAATAAGCAAAAAGAAATGGTAAAACAAAATTCAGCTGCAGATGCAAAAACATGGACAGTAGATGGTAGCAAGAAAAAGGGAGAAGTACTTGCTAAAAATAACGTTAATATAACTATGAGGGCATTTAATAATGAATGTGATACGGCGATTGCTAAAGTGAAATTTAATAATATCGATAGTGTTGAAAAACAGATTAAACGTGCTATGGAGCAATTAAATAAGATGAACAAGCATAATGGAATCGAAATTACCGATAGGTATTTAAGTTTAAAAATCGAGGAACTTTACTTAGCATATGAATATCAAGTTAAAAAAGAAGAAGAGAAAGAAGAGCAACGAAGAATTAAAGAGCAAATGAAGGAAGAAAAAAGAATACAACAAGAAATTGAGCGTGAAAAGAAAAAGCTTGAGAAGGATGAACAACATTTTAAAAATGCTATCGATAAATATAAAGAACAATTAGAATCAGCAAGTGAAGAAATGAAGGTTGAAATTGAATCAAAGTTGGCTGAAATTGATGAGAAAATGGCAGAGATTCAACAGGAAAAAGAGGCAGTAGATTACCGTGAACAAAATGCAAAAGCTGGTTATGTTTATATTATTTCAAATATAGGTTCATTCGGTGAAGATGTATACAAAATTGGTATGACTAGAAGGTTAGAGCCTCTTGAGCGTATAAGTGAGTTGGGGAATGCTTCTGTTCCTTTTGGTTTTGATGTTCATGCTATGGTGTTCTCGGAAGATGCACCTAAATTAGAAAGCTCATTGCACAGAGCATTTGAAGATTACCAGGTTAATAAGGTTAATCCTAGAAAAGAGTTTTTCAGTGTCACATTAGATGAAATTGCTAAAGTAATTAAAGAGAATCATAACAAGACTGTGGAGTTCACGAAGTTAGCTGCTGCAGAAGAATACCGGAAGTCTCTTCAGTTGAATAAGGAAGAAAAGATTAGAGTTGGGGCATAATGAGAAAGACAGTCATGATTTGACTGTCTTTTTTCTTTGTAAATAAAAAGAAAACGCCCAAATGATAGTATTGTGTTTCTTGTGCTGTTGCTACCAAATAAGTGATAGAATAGGGAAGAGGTGAGAATATGGAATTAAAAACAGTAATCGCAACAATATTATTCATTCTGCCTGGAGTACTCGCTTATAACTGGAGCGAATACGTTTCGAATACTACAAACAGAAATAAAACGAATACCGAAAAAACAGTAATGATTCTATGTTTTGCTATTCCGATTGTTTCATTAAGTTTACTAGTCTTAAATACGTGGTTTAATTACGATATTAGCGGTCTGACATCATTAACAAAAGCTGGTGACGATATTAACTTTTTATTGTCGTATGTTTTAGTTAACGTTATCATTGCTTATTTTGTAGCTGAAATCTGGGTTCTTTACTTAAGAAAGCTAATTAATACTTTTGTTAATTTTAATAGAGGAAGTTCAGGGCTTACGTCTAGACAAACGTTATCTGTGTGGGAAGAAGCTTTTGATAATGAAGGAACGAAAGTGGCATATATTGCTGAAATGAGTAACCCTTCTAGTGGACAGTGGGGTATACTTAAAACAATTTCTTTATCCGAAGAAAGGGATAGAGAGTATATTCTAATTGGCACAGAAGTAATTGAAAACGTAAAGTACCTTTTTACAGAATCCACAAATTCTTATATAGATAGCAAATCTGGTATGCTCGTAAGATTATACGAATTCGATCCAGTAGAGGTCCAAGAAGAGTATCATAAAATACTAAACAAAAAAGAGGAGTGAAAATCACTTCTCTTTTTTTGATGCGTTATTAGTTGAGTTATTGGAAGGTGGGTTTTTTATCTGAGTCAATAAACTTTGAGCATTGTTGTATGTAAGAGATCTAATAATTTTAGTATTATCTTTTTTACTCATGTTATTTCTCCTTTTTTGGTTTTGTCTTAATCATTTTGAGGACTTCTTCTGCTTTACGGTCAGTTAAAGATTCACCAAAGAATTCCCTACGACTTTTACCGATAAATGTAGCACTTTGTGGTACGTTCTTCTTGTCCAATTTATATCACCCCCTTTAGAAAGAAACAAAGACACGCATTCTCCCCTTGCGTGTCTCGTTGTTATTTCTTATTCTGTTCCTCTTCCATAATCAAAAACTTCAAGAACTTTCGTACATCCTCACGTTTATCTTCTGGAGCTGCTAAGTAGTCTTTTAAGAAAGTCTGTGAATTTGGGTCTTTTAATAGTTCTTCCACTTTTT encodes:
- a CDS encoding DUF4041 domain-containing protein; the protein is MVKQKWYLSTWFIALWFAFTYFVFPFFIGLILLVMQVLERRKQLKYWRENGLDDLSNIKEKTEQLEKEVGKLEKKKENADEKLTEVENSIAQKKEELIILEDELLYQSFGFYEPKYGFENSEEYKNQLDKIRNKQKEMVKQNSAADAKTWTVDGSKKKGEVLAKNNVNITMRAFNNECDTAIAKVKFNNIDSVEKQIKRAMEQLNKMNKHNGIEITDRYLSLKIEELYLAYEYQVKKEEEKEEQRRIKEQMKEEKRIQQEIEREKKKLEKDEQHFKNAIDKYKEQLESASEEMKVEIESKLAEIDEKMAEIQQEKEAVDYREQNAKAGYVYIISNIGSFGEDVYKIGMTRRLEPLERISELGNASVPFGFDVHAMVFSEDAPKLESSLHRAFEDYQVNKVNPRKEFFSVTLDEIAKVIKENHNKTVEFTKLAAAEEYRKSLQLNKEEKIRVGA
- a CDS encoding site-specific integrase; this encodes MASFKKHKDKKWEYRIRFKDPITKKYREKSQRGFATKPEAEIAAAEMKKKLLEGYEITEDVSLKHFLKEWLFEYKKPVIRKNTFQIHQRNIDNHILPHFKEIALKRIGPVMYQKFLNQLAEQGYSKRTIELINGTMNGALRKALSLGKIERNPCEGAIIPTNKSRKDEGLQYLISEDVGTFLKEAYQYDYIYWLFFKVLIETGMRKGEAAALQWTDIDLKEGTININKTLDFQATEYEQLFGDTKTYHSMRTITIGRSLINDLSFHIKFQNQNKLALNAIYHHDLNLVLCRNDGNFMPKSTLFNAFERILKRANLPRLPIHSLRHTHAVILLEAGADMKYVQERLGHGSIQITSDVYAHISKKIEKDTMHKYESYMDDILK
- a CDS encoding ImmA/IrrE family metallo-endopeptidase is translated as MITYQSTTLENYVESIYNHIDIRHPENINLSTIAEILKIPTYFLPLNSQVVTFNGLRINIDSRLSPPEQWEDFGHELCHVLRQYGSQLNMQTDFLTYQEEKADNFALHFCVPTFMLEELELPLQRSLVIGFIAETFNVTPLFAKKRLERYEQQLLGSKYSAQLQAQFEAEQEFKRQIGCDYVHEDSHNTYLINRNNGIVGIINKRSDY